Proteins encoded together in one Deinococcus hopiensis KR-140 window:
- the rplL gene encoding 50S ribosomal protein L7/L12, giving the protein MAYDKQALIDQLSTLTIMELADLIDGLKETWGVTAAVAAGPAAGPAAVVEEKTEFDVILVDAGSSKINVIKEIRAITGLGLKEAKDLSEKGGPIKEGVSKDDADKLKAQLEGAGARVEVK; this is encoded by the coding sequence ATGGCTTACGACAAACAGGCTCTGATCGACCAGCTCAGCACCCTCACCATCATGGAACTCGCCGACCTCATCGACGGCCTCAAAGAAACCTGGGGCGTAACCGCCGCTGTGGCCGCTGGCCCCGCTGCTGGCCCCGCTGCCGTCGTCGAAGAGAAGACCGAGTTCGACGTGATCCTCGTTGACGCGGGCTCCAGCAAGATCAACGTCATTAAGGAAATCCGCGCCATCACCGGCCTGGGTCTGAAGGAAGCCAAGGACCTCAGCGAGAAGGGCGGCCCGATCAAGGAAGGCGTCAGCAAGGACGACGCCGACAAGCTCAAGGCGCAGCTCGAAGGCGCGGGCGCGCGCGTCGAAGTCAAGTAA
- a CDS encoding cold-shock protein, with the protein MAVGRVKWFNAEKGFGFIETEGSADVFAHFSAIQAQGFKKLNEGDEVEFEIEPGQRGKGPQAKNIVVTKAAPAPAYGDRPQRRDNDRW; encoded by the coding sequence ATGGCTGTAGGTCGAGTGAAGTGGTTTAATGCGGAAAAAGGCTTCGGATTTATCGAGACGGAAGGCAGTGCCGACGTGTTCGCGCACTTCAGCGCCATCCAGGCTCAGGGCTTCAAGAAGCTCAATGAAGGCGACGAGGTCGAGTTCGAAATCGAACCCGGTCAACGTGGCAAGGGCCCTCAGGCCAAGAACATCGTCGTGACGAAGGCCGCCCCGGCTCCTGCCTACGGCGACCGTCCCCAGCGCCGCGACAACGACCGCTGGTAA
- a CDS encoding DNA-directed RNA polymerase subunit beta: MSLSNVKPRIERFGEITEVITLPNLTEVQVNSFRAFLQADRAPDRREDTGLQSAFREVFPIDETEKGRSTGLVLDFLEYRLGDAPYTPEECREKDLTYQAPMYAKLQLIHKDSGLIKEDQVFLGDLPLMTEDGSFVINGADRVVISQIHRSPGVYFTSSYKGIKKMYTAAIIPMPKRGPWIELEFASGILEMKVNKRKFPVSMLLRVLGYDDASLRALFTEFEPDAELPEDKSAGMSADEALLRLFTVLRPGDPPKRDKAIQYLYGLLADPKRYDLGDPGRFKMNTKLGTSRQERTLLMFQDGKFSDAGLVDTIRYLMALQRGLETVGIGADADGVVNEVPVTEDDIDHLGNRRVRTVGELLADQLRVGMGRMARGVRERMLLGNPDAATPTKLVNNRPIVAAMREFFGRSQLSQFKDQTNPLSDLRHKRRISALGPGGLTRERAGFDVRDVHRTHYGRICPIETPEGANIGLISSLSSYAKVNDLGFIEAPYRRVSDSRVSDEVVYMTADIEDRYTIAQANSPLNADGTFADDRVLARRKGDPLLYAPSEVDFMDVSPKQIVSINTSLIPFLEHDDANRALMGSNMQSQAVPLVRADSPAVGTGVEERVVTDSGTSVITDVTGRVSYVDARVIQVTLTEDAPQAGMVKGNVRTFELVRFTRSNQGTNLDQHPIVEVGEEVSAGQVIADGPASDLGRLALGQNITIAIMPFDGFNFEDAICISEGLVRKDFYTSVHIEKDEIEARDTKLGPEKITRDIPGLSEAALRDLDEDGIVRVGAEVKPGDILVGKTSFKGESEPTPEERLLRSIFGEKAREVKDTSLRVQSGQGGIVVKTVRFRRGDEGVDLKPGVREMVRVYVAQKRQLQVGDKVANRHGNKGVVSKILQPEDMPYLEDGTPVDLVFNPLGVPSRMNLGQILETHLGEVARLTGQKFVTPVFDSATETAIKEMLEVAAAERLQRRKDEGFELDKREQEVLDRAGKLGVIGAPGSNYEKAQMELSRTGKSILYDGRTGEPISGPVVVGTMYVMKLYHMVEDKLHARSTGPYSLITQQPLGGKAQFGGQRFGEMEVWALEAYGAAHTLQEMLTIKSDDIDGRDAAYQSIVKGEEVSGSTIPESFKVLVKELHSLGLDVEVLDQGDKSVDIFEGMMPKR; encoded by the coding sequence ATGAGTCTATCGAACGTCAAGCCGCGCATCGAGCGGTTCGGTGAGATCACCGAAGTGATCACGCTGCCCAACCTGACCGAAGTGCAGGTCAACTCCTTCCGGGCGTTTTTGCAGGCCGACCGTGCGCCGGACCGCCGCGAGGATACTGGGCTCCAGAGCGCCTTCCGCGAAGTCTTCCCCATCGACGAAACCGAGAAGGGCCGCTCAACCGGCCTGGTGCTCGATTTCCTGGAATACCGCCTGGGCGACGCGCCCTACACACCCGAGGAGTGCCGGGAAAAGGACCTGACCTACCAGGCCCCGATGTACGCCAAGCTGCAGCTGATCCACAAAGACAGCGGCCTGATCAAGGAAGACCAGGTGTTCCTGGGTGACCTGCCGCTGATGACGGAGGACGGCTCCTTCGTGATCAACGGGGCCGACCGCGTGGTCATCTCGCAGATCCACCGCTCGCCCGGCGTGTACTTCACGTCCTCCTACAAGGGGATCAAGAAGATGTACACGGCGGCCATCATCCCGATGCCCAAGCGCGGCCCCTGGATCGAGCTGGAGTTTGCCAGCGGCATTCTCGAAATGAAGGTCAACAAGCGCAAGTTCCCGGTGTCTATGCTGCTGCGCGTGCTGGGCTACGACGATGCCAGCCTGCGGGCGCTGTTCACCGAGTTCGAGCCTGATGCCGAGCTGCCTGAGGACAAGAGCGCGGGCATGAGCGCCGACGAGGCCCTGCTGCGACTCTTCACTGTGCTGCGCCCCGGCGATCCGCCCAAACGCGACAAGGCGATTCAGTACTTGTATGGCCTGCTGGCCGATCCAAAGCGCTACGACCTGGGCGATCCCGGCCGGTTCAAGATGAACACCAAGCTGGGCACCTCGCGCCAGGAGCGTACCCTGCTGATGTTCCAGGACGGCAAGTTTAGCGACGCCGGGCTGGTGGACACCATCCGCTACCTGATGGCGCTGCAGCGCGGCCTGGAAACCGTGGGGATCGGTGCTGACGCCGACGGTGTGGTCAACGAAGTGCCGGTTACCGAAGACGACATCGACCACCTCGGCAACCGCCGCGTGCGTACGGTGGGCGAACTGCTCGCCGACCAGCTGCGCGTGGGCATGGGCCGCATGGCCCGTGGTGTTCGCGAGCGCATGCTGCTGGGCAACCCCGACGCCGCGACGCCCACCAAGCTCGTGAACAACCGCCCCATCGTGGCCGCGATGCGCGAGTTCTTCGGGCGCAGCCAGCTGTCACAATTCAAGGACCAGACCAACCCCCTATCGGACCTGCGCCACAAGCGCCGTATCTCCGCGCTGGGGCCGGGCGGACTGACCCGCGAGCGCGCAGGCTTCGACGTACGCGACGTGCACCGCACGCACTACGGGCGTATCTGCCCCATCGAGACGCCCGAAGGCGCGAACATCGGCCTGATCTCCTCACTGTCCTCCTACGCGAAGGTAAACGACCTCGGCTTTATCGAGGCGCCCTACCGCCGCGTGTCTGACAGCCGCGTCAGCGACGAAGTGGTCTATATGACCGCCGATATCGAAGACCGCTACACCATCGCGCAGGCCAACTCCCCGCTCAACGCCGACGGGACGTTCGCCGACGACCGCGTGCTGGCCCGGCGCAAGGGTGACCCGCTGCTGTACGCACCCAGTGAAGTGGACTTCATGGACGTGTCGCCGAAGCAGATCGTGTCCATCAACACCTCGCTGATTCCCTTCCTGGAGCACGACGACGCCAACCGCGCACTCATGGGATCGAACATGCAGTCGCAGGCCGTGCCGCTCGTGCGCGCCGACTCCCCCGCCGTGGGCACGGGCGTGGAGGAGCGCGTGGTGACGGACTCGGGCACCAGCGTCATCACCGACGTGACGGGCCGCGTTTCCTATGTGGACGCCCGCGTCATTCAGGTCACGCTGACCGAGGACGCGCCCCAGGCCGGAATGGTCAAGGGCAACGTCCGCACCTTCGAGCTTGTGCGCTTCACCCGGTCCAACCAGGGCACCAACCTCGACCAGCACCCCATCGTGGAAGTGGGCGAGGAAGTGAGCGCCGGGCAGGTCATCGCCGACGGTCCCGCCTCTGACCTGGGCCGCCTCGCCCTGGGGCAGAACATCACCATCGCGATTATGCCCTTCGACGGCTTCAACTTCGAGGACGCGATCTGCATCTCCGAGGGACTCGTCCGCAAGGACTTCTACACCTCTGTCCACATCGAAAAAGACGAGATCGAGGCCCGCGACACCAAGCTGGGGCCGGAAAAGATCACCCGTGACATCCCCGGCCTCTCCGAAGCGGCGTTGCGCGATCTCGATGAGGACGGCATCGTGCGCGTGGGGGCCGAAGTCAAGCCCGGTGACATTCTGGTGGGCAAGACGAGCTTCAAGGGCGAGAGCGAGCCGACGCCCGAAGAGCGCCTGCTCCGCTCGATCTTCGGTGAGAAGGCCCGCGAAGTGAAGGACACCTCGCTGCGCGTGCAGTCCGGTCAGGGCGGCATCGTGGTGAAGACCGTGCGCTTCCGCCGTGGAGACGAGGGCGTGGACCTCAAGCCCGGTGTGCGCGAAATGGTGCGCGTGTACGTGGCCCAGAAGCGTCAGCTTCAGGTGGGCGACAAGGTGGCAAACCGCCACGGCAACAAGGGCGTCGTCTCCAAGATTCTCCAACCCGAGGACATGCCCTACCTGGAAGACGGAACGCCCGTGGACCTCGTGTTCAACCCGCTCGGCGTGCCCAGCCGCATGAACCTGGGGCAGATTCTGGAAACGCACCTCGGCGAAGTCGCGCGCCTGACGGGCCAGAAGTTCGTCACGCCCGTGTTTGACTCGGCCACCGAGACGGCGATCAAGGAAATGCTGGAAGTGGCCGCCGCCGAACGCCTCCAGCGCCGCAAGGACGAGGGCTTCGAGCTCGACAAGCGCGAGCAGGAGGTGCTGGACCGCGCGGGCAAGCTCGGCGTGATCGGCGCTCCAGGAAGCAACTACGAGAAGGCCCAGATGGAACTCTCGCGCACCGGCAAGAGCATCCTGTATGACGGGCGCACCGGCGAGCCGATCAGTGGACCCGTCGTGGTGGGCACCATGTACGTGATGAAGCTGTACCACATGGTCGAAGACAAGCTGCACGCCCGCTCCACCGGCCCCTACTCGCTTATCACCCAGCAGCCGCTCGGCGGTAAGGCGCAGTTCGGCGGCCAGCGCTTCGGCGAGATGGAAGTGTGGGCGCTCGAGGCCTACGGCGCGGCGCACACCCTGCAGGAAATGCTGACCATCAAGTCCGACGACATCGATGGCCGCGACGCCGCCTACCAGAGCATCGTTAAGGGTGAGGAAGTCTCGGGAAGCACCATCCCCGAGTCTTTCAAGGTGCTTGTCAAGGAACTGCACTCGCTCGGCCTGGACGTGGAAGTGCTGGACCAGGGCGACAAGTCGGTGGACATCTTCGAAGGGATGATGCCGAAGCGCTGA
- the rpoC gene encoding DNA-directed RNA polymerase subunit beta', protein MKDFSKVRIAIASPAKIREWSFGEVEKPETINYRTLKPEREGLFDERIFGPIKDYECACGKYKRQRYEGKVCERCGVEVTSSKVRRYRMGHIDLATPAAHIWYVKDTPSKIGTLLDLSAGQLEKVLYFSSFLVTDARNAQKDGRPLKRGELLSDDEYRELRFGRQETYTLPNGTEAVIRDGEYVTRGQSLGGNVVAKMDGLAQYRFPRRAEIAYAEVAEASLPLPADVLVEQEEFRAGEILAELESDVQLASPVDGTAFLQPMGEDSVMVLLRDGSEDGEVLARVYVPHGMELQIAEGEVLEAGATIATASAGGRLRVSRDSRLSGVTFPKKKGDVQVTAHWTRRVEYPINPTMHVLVGDGSPVRKGQKVVGAIDKEEEVTAEAEGIITLHAPASVIVSRAKVYAYNDEPLVVNGDRVEPGDELADSGNLRSEISGRVEIDLVRKQVRVIESYDFEAKMGAEAVKELLDDMDLDQLEAELGEMMKDSSRHKRAKARKRLEVTRAFKRSGNHPSWMVMETVPVMPPDLRPMVQVDGGRFATSDLNDLYRRLINRNNRLKKLMGQGAPDMIIRNEKRMLQEAVDALIDNGRRGSPVTNPGSDRSLRSLTDLLGGKQGRFRQNLLGKRVDYSGRSVIVVGPQLRLHQCGVPKRMALELFKPFLFKVLEEKGEVTNIKQARKMLERYRDTRDSVWDALEEVIEDKVVLLNRAPTLHRLGIQAFEPVLVEGQSIQLHPLVCEAFNADFDGDQMAIHVPLSAQAQAEARIQMLSAHNLLSPANGEPNVKPSRDIILGIFTLTQLRKDNLGMGTEFASEQDALTALEEGRVALNTPITVRGVDTSPGRLKYTFSNPDEAIMAVERGTIDYQDHVRIRLGGTVHETSAGRVMFRRIVQEALGAQAHLVDTLVNLDTAYEKDHLKDMVMACFKHLGIEATAGLLDGLKDSGFKLSTTSGITISIDDIVLPPNKPELLAAADEKLIEIEQNFDFGFMTEEERYKQVVQLWTETTDAVKNAVFENFAQNYPFNPLWIMSVSNARGNPQQIRQLAGMRGLMQRPDGSTIEVPIKASFREGLTVLEYFISTHGARKGGADTALRTADSGYLTRKLVDVAHEVVVRDVDCGTTDYTVMPLGATDERTGEWRTRKASEIETSIYGRTITADVELADGRTIPAETMLSLEDVRSVTKDAKHISEVFVRTPLNCRVKAGVCQKCYGYDLSQAKPVSMGEAVGVVAAESIGEPGTQLTMRTFHTGGVAGGGDITMGLPRVIELFEARKPKTQAVVADRDGVVRIEEEEERYLVRIEAEDEQYSSKTATKIGKALRLIVRDGDHVEAGQPLTRGAINPHDLLLYKDTDAAQRYLVEEVQRVYRSQGVKVHDKHIETIVRQMLRYVEITDGGDTDLLEGQTVERWEVDQANEALADGQTPSSWKPVLLGITKSSLTTKSWLSAASFQHTTHVLTEASMKGQVDELIGLKENVILGKLIPAGTGLLTVREMQVADDRTLEKYGQESNSPDAVTGNQRYDDTRPGSAINPSYGD, encoded by the coding sequence TTGAAAGACTTCAGCAAAGTCCGTATCGCCATCGCCAGCCCCGCGAAAATTCGCGAGTGGTCGTTCGGCGAGGTCGAGAAGCCGGAAACGATCAACTACCGCACCCTGAAGCCCGAGCGCGAGGGCCTCTTTGACGAGCGCATCTTCGGGCCGATCAAGGACTACGAGTGCGCCTGCGGCAAGTACAAGCGCCAGCGCTACGAGGGCAAGGTCTGCGAGCGCTGCGGCGTCGAAGTGACGAGCAGCAAGGTGCGCCGCTACCGCATGGGCCACATCGACCTGGCGACGCCCGCCGCGCACATCTGGTACGTGAAGGACACGCCCAGCAAGATCGGCACCCTGCTGGACCTCAGCGCCGGGCAGCTGGAGAAGGTGCTGTACTTCTCCTCCTTCCTCGTGACTGACGCGCGCAACGCCCAGAAGGACGGCCGCCCGCTCAAGCGCGGCGAGCTGCTGAGCGACGACGAGTACCGCGAGCTGCGGTTCGGGCGTCAGGAGACCTACACGCTGCCCAACGGCACCGAGGCCGTGATTCGTGACGGCGAGTACGTGACGCGCGGGCAGTCGCTCGGCGGCAACGTGGTCGCCAAGATGGACGGCCTGGCGCAGTACCGCTTTCCTCGCCGCGCCGAGATCGCCTACGCGGAAGTGGCCGAAGCGTCCCTGCCCCTGCCCGCCGACGTGCTTGTGGAGCAAGAGGAGTTCCGCGCAGGAGAAATCCTCGCCGAGCTGGAAAGCGACGTTCAGCTCGCCTCCCCCGTGGACGGCACCGCGTTCCTGCAGCCCATGGGCGAGGACAGCGTGATGGTGCTGTTGCGCGACGGCAGCGAGGACGGCGAGGTGCTGGCCCGCGTGTACGTGCCGCACGGAATGGAACTGCAGATTGCCGAGGGCGAGGTGCTGGAGGCCGGCGCCACCATCGCCACCGCGAGCGCCGGAGGCCGCCTGCGCGTGAGCCGCGACAGCCGCCTCAGTGGCGTCACCTTCCCCAAGAAAAAGGGGGACGTGCAGGTCACGGCGCACTGGACCCGCCGCGTGGAATACCCCATCAACCCCACCATGCACGTGCTGGTGGGCGACGGCTCGCCGGTCCGCAAGGGCCAGAAGGTCGTCGGCGCGATTGACAAGGAAGAGGAAGTCACTGCCGAGGCCGAGGGCATCATTACCCTGCACGCGCCCGCCTCGGTGATCGTGAGCCGCGCGAAGGTCTACGCTTACAACGACGAGCCCCTCGTCGTGAACGGCGACCGCGTGGAGCCGGGCGACGAGCTGGCCGACAGTGGCAACCTCCGCTCGGAAATCTCGGGCCGGGTGGAAATCGACCTCGTGCGCAAGCAGGTGCGCGTGATCGAGTCCTACGACTTCGAGGCCAAGATGGGTGCGGAGGCAGTCAAGGAACTGCTCGACGACATGGACCTCGATCAGCTGGAGGCCGAGCTGGGCGAGATGATGAAGGACTCCTCCCGCCACAAGCGTGCCAAGGCCCGCAAGCGGCTGGAGGTGACGCGCGCCTTCAAGCGCAGTGGCAACCACCCCTCATGGATGGTGATGGAGACCGTGCCCGTGATGCCGCCTGACCTGCGCCCCATGGTGCAGGTGGACGGTGGGCGCTTCGCCACCTCGGACCTCAACGACTTGTACCGCCGCCTGATCAACCGTAACAACCGCCTCAAGAAGCTGATGGGCCAGGGCGCACCCGACATGATCATCCGCAACGAGAAGCGCATGTTGCAGGAAGCGGTGGACGCGCTGATCGACAACGGGCGGCGCGGCAGCCCCGTAACCAACCCGGGCTCGGACCGCAGTCTGCGCTCGCTGACCGACCTGCTGGGCGGCAAGCAGGGCCGTTTCCGCCAGAACCTGCTGGGCAAGCGCGTGGACTACTCGGGCCGCTCGGTGATCGTGGTGGGCCCGCAGCTTCGCCTGCACCAGTGCGGGGTGCCCAAGCGCATGGCGCTGGAACTCTTCAAGCCCTTCTTGTTCAAGGTGCTCGAAGAAAAGGGCGAGGTCACCAACATCAAGCAGGCCCGCAAAATGCTGGAGCGCTACCGCGACACCCGCGACTCCGTGTGGGACGCGCTGGAAGAGGTTATTGAGGACAAGGTCGTGCTGCTCAACCGCGCGCCCACCCTCCACCGCCTCGGCATTCAGGCCTTCGAGCCCGTGCTCGTGGAAGGGCAGTCCATTCAGCTGCACCCGCTGGTCTGCGAAGCTTTCAACGCCGACTTCGACGGCGACCAGATGGCGATCCACGTGCCCCTCAGCGCGCAGGCACAGGCGGAAGCCCGCATTCAGATGCTCTCCGCGCACAACCTGCTCTCGCCCGCCAACGGCGAGCCGAACGTCAAACCCAGCCGCGACATCATCCTCGGCATCTTCACGCTGACCCAGCTGCGCAAGGACAACCTGGGGATGGGCACCGAGTTTGCCAGCGAGCAAGACGCCCTGACCGCGCTGGAAGAGGGCCGCGTGGCGCTGAATACGCCCATCACGGTGCGCGGTGTGGATACCAGCCCAGGCCGCCTGAAGTACACCTTCTCCAATCCCGACGAGGCGATCATGGCCGTCGAGCGCGGAACCATCGACTACCAGGACCACGTGCGGATTCGCCTGGGCGGCACCGTACACGAGACCTCCGCCGGGCGCGTGATGTTCCGCCGCATCGTGCAGGAGGCCCTCGGTGCGCAGGCACACCTGGTGGACACGTTGGTAAACCTCGACACCGCGTACGAGAAGGACCACCTCAAGGACATGGTGATGGCCTGCTTCAAGCACCTCGGCATTGAGGCCACCGCCGGACTGCTCGACGGCCTGAAAGACAGCGGCTTCAAGCTGTCGACCACCTCGGGCATCACCATCAGCATCGATGACATCGTGCTGCCGCCCAACAAGCCCGAGCTGCTGGCCGCCGCCGACGAGAAGCTCATCGAGATCGAGCAGAACTTCGACTTCGGCTTCATGACCGAGGAGGAGCGCTACAAGCAGGTGGTGCAGCTGTGGACCGAGACCACGGACGCCGTGAAGAACGCGGTCTTCGAGAACTTCGCCCAGAACTACCCCTTCAACCCGCTGTGGATCATGAGCGTGTCCAACGCCCGTGGTAACCCCCAGCAGATTCGCCAGCTCGCCGGAATGCGCGGCCTGATGCAGCGCCCGGACGGCAGCACCATCGAAGTGCCGATCAAGGCGTCCTTCCGTGAGGGCCTCACGGTGCTGGAATACTTCATCTCCACCCACGGTGCCCGTAAGGGTGGTGCCGATACGGCGCTCCGTACGGCCGACTCGGGCTACCTGACCCGCAAGCTGGTGGACGTGGCCCACGAAGTCGTGGTGCGCGACGTGGATTGCGGCACCACCGACTACACGGTCATGCCCCTGGGCGCGACCGATGAGCGCACCGGCGAGTGGCGTACCCGCAAGGCCAGCGAGATCGAAACCTCGATCTACGGGCGCACCATCACTGCCGACGTAGAGCTCGCTGACGGGCGCACGATTCCCGCCGAGACGATGCTCAGCCTGGAGGATGTGCGGTCGGTCACCAAGGACGCCAAGCACATCAGCGAGGTCTTTGTCCGCACGCCGCTGAACTGCCGCGTGAAGGCGGGCGTGTGCCAGAAGTGCTACGGCTACGACCTGTCGCAGGCCAAGCCCGTTTCCATGGGTGAAGCCGTGGGCGTGGTGGCCGCCGAATCCATCGGTGAGCCCGGCACGCAGCTGACGATGCGTACCTTCCACACCGGCGGCGTGGCGGGCGGCGGCGACATCACGATGGGTCTGCCCCGCGTGATCGAACTGTTCGAAGCCCGCAAGCCCAAGACGCAGGCCGTGGTGGCCGACCGCGACGGCGTGGTCCGCATCGAGGAGGAAGAAGAGCGTTACCTCGTGCGCATCGAGGCGGAAGACGAGCAGTACTCCTCCAAGACGGCGACGAAGATCGGCAAGGCGCTGCGCCTGATCGTGCGCGACGGCGACCACGTCGAAGCCGGGCAGCCGCTGACGCGCGGCGCCATCAACCCGCATGACCTGCTGCTGTACAAAGATACCGACGCGGCACAGCGTTACCTGGTGGAAGAAGTGCAGCGCGTGTACCGCTCGCAGGGCGTGAAGGTGCACGACAAGCACATCGAGACCATCGTGCGTCAGATGCTGCGCTACGTCGAGATCACCGATGGCGGCGACACCGACCTGCTTGAAGGCCAGACCGTCGAGCGCTGGGAAGTGGATCAGGCGAATGAGGCCCTGGCCGACGGCCAGACGCCTTCGAGCTGGAAGCCGGTGCTGCTGGGCATCACCAAGAGCAGCCTGACCACAAAGTCGTGGCTCTCGGCGGCCTCCTTCCAGCACACCACCCACGTGCTGACCGAAGCCAGCATGAAGGGTCAGGTGGACGAGCTGATCGGGCTGAAGGAGAACGTGATTCTCGGCAAGCTGATTCCCGCCGGTACGGGCCTGCTTACCGTCCGCGAGATGCAGGTGGCCGACGACCGCACGCTCGAGAAGTACGGCCAGGAGAGCAACAGCCCCGACGCCGTGACGGGCAACCAGCGGTACGACGACACGCGCCCCGGCAGCGCGATCAACCCCAGCTACGGCGACTGA
- a CDS encoding DUF2721 domain-containing protein, with protein sequence MADPNLSVLTAMITPAVLIGGGSTLLMSTSTRLGRATDRVRQLTARFKVLVSPQGQQEALAREEKQMIMRQLPRLARRTRIIQGAMTALYLAVALLVLTSILIGAGALVGETSGPAAVILALLGAASLAYAALLLSFETRLSARTTQEEMRFLLDLGQHYAGLYNGETERVGQAANS encoded by the coding sequence GTGGCGGACCCCAACCTCAGCGTTCTGACGGCGATGATCACGCCCGCTGTCCTGATCGGCGGCGGCAGCACCCTGCTTATGAGCACGAGTACGCGGCTCGGCCGCGCGACAGACCGGGTGCGCCAACTGACCGCCCGCTTCAAGGTGCTGGTCAGTCCCCAGGGACAGCAGGAGGCGCTGGCCCGCGAGGAAAAACAGATGATCATGCGCCAGCTTCCGCGCCTCGCCCGCCGTACCCGCATTATTCAGGGCGCGATGACGGCCCTGTACCTCGCCGTCGCCCTGCTCGTGCTGACCAGCATTCTGATTGGGGCAGGGGCGCTGGTGGGGGAGACGTCCGGGCCTGCTGCGGTGATCCTCGCCCTGCTGGGGGCAGCCTCGCTCGCCTACGCCGCGCTGCTCCTGAGTTTCGAGACGCGCCTGAGTGCCCGCACCACGCAGGAGGAAATGCGCTTTCTACTGGACTTGGGGCAGCACTACGCGGGGTTGTACAACGGTGAAACGGAGCGGGTCGGGCAGGCAGCGAACAGCTGA
- the rlmN gene encoding 23S rRNA (adenine(2503)-C(2))-methyltransferase RlmN: MQLLLDLHPDQYPLEGFRRKQLLEWVFVQGVGGFEAMTNLPGPVRADLSAKFRLNPFREIETVRSSDGSAKYLFTLLDGRQMEAVYMPYLDRKTVCVSTMVGCPARCAFCATGAMGFGRNLTPGEIVGQVLAVAGGEGISPREIRNLVFMGMGEAMLNYEHTMVAARILLHPQALGMSKRRITLSTVGIAKGIRRLAEEDDLGIKLAISLHAPDEETRQKIIPTGAANSIEEIMAAARDYQDVTGRRVTMEYTMLRGINDHLWQAELLAERLRGLVSHVNLIPMNPWEGSGFESSTEGQIQAFYDALQDRGVDVSVRRSRGKDAGAACGQLALKRPAGLAAAL, encoded by the coding sequence ATGCAGCTTCTCCTCGACCTTCACCCTGATCAGTACCCGCTGGAGGGCTTCCGGCGGAAGCAACTCCTGGAATGGGTCTTCGTGCAGGGGGTAGGCGGTTTTGAAGCGATGACCAACCTGCCCGGCCCTGTGCGAGCGGACCTGTCCGCCAAATTTCGGCTCAACCCTTTTCGCGAGATCGAGACCGTTCGCAGCAGCGACGGCTCGGCGAAATACCTGTTTACCCTGCTTGACGGGCGGCAGATGGAAGCGGTGTACATGCCCTACCTCGACCGCAAGACCGTCTGCGTCTCCACCATGGTGGGCTGCCCGGCCCGCTGCGCCTTTTGCGCAACCGGGGCGATGGGGTTCGGGCGCAACCTGACCCCCGGCGAGATTGTGGGGCAGGTGCTGGCGGTGGCGGGCGGCGAGGGCATCAGCCCGCGCGAGATCCGCAACCTCGTGTTTATGGGCATGGGCGAGGCGATGCTCAACTACGAGCACACCATGGTTGCCGCCCGGATCCTGCTGCACCCGCAGGCGCTGGGCATGAGTAAGCGCCGCATAACCCTCTCCACAGTGGGCATCGCCAAGGGCATCCGCCGGCTCGCCGAGGAAGACGACCTGGGGATCAAGCTGGCGATCAGCCTGCATGCCCCCGACGAGGAAACGCGTCAGAAGATCATTCCCACGGGCGCGGCCAACTCCATCGAGGAGATCATGGCAGCGGCGCGCGACTACCAGGACGTAACGGGGCGGCGCGTGACGATGGAATACACCATGCTGCGCGGCATCAACGATCACCTGTGGCAGGCCGAACTGCTGGCCGAACGCCTGCGCGGGCTGGTCAGTCATGTCAACCTGATTCCTATGAACCCCTGGGAAGGTTCGGGCTTCGAGAGCAGCACCGAAGGCCAGATTCAGGCGTTTTACGACGCGCTGCAAGACCGGGGCGTGGACGTGAGCGTGCGGCGTTCTCGCGGAAAAGACGCCGGGGCGGCGTGCGGCCAACTCGCACTCAAGCGCCCAGCAGGCCTGGCCGCTGCCCTCTGA